CATGAGGCTTACGGGTTCACGAATCAAGGGAAAGAATCCCTGACACTTTCGACGCCGCGCCCCTCCCGCACTAGACTGTTCGCATGGATCTCCCCGCAGAACCGAGAGTCCGCTGGATCCTCCATCGCGCCGCGGCCCTGCTCGAGCAAGGCGCCGAGCCCGTGCGCGGCCTCGTGCTCCCCACCGCCGACTACTTCCCCGATCCCTTCGACGGATCGCCGAACGCGGTGGTGAAGCTGCTCGAGCGCGTGCAAGCCCTCGCGGGCCTCTCGGATCTCTCGGTCGAGCTCACGTTCGTCACGCCCGAAGGCGAGACGATGAGCGCGGGCTGCGGCAGCGGCGCATGCGGGCCCGGCGGCAAGATCGAGGCGCGCCTCGATCGCGTCGGGCGGAGGCCCGACGGCACCTATGTCGTCGCCGTGGGCACGGGCGAGGTGCGTGATCCTGTCGTCCTCACGACGGCCCTCGTCCGCTCCGTGGCTTGCATGTTCATGACCGAGGCCGACGCGTACGACGGCATCCCCGCGGCCGAGCGCGAGCCCGTCACGGACCTCGCGGGCGCGCTCCTCGGCTTCGGCGTCCTGCTCGCGAACGGATCACACGTCGTGGTGAAGGGCTGCGGCGGCGCGAAGATCCACTCCGCCACGCGCCTCGCGACGAACGAGATCACGCTCGCGCTCGCCATGTTCTGCAAGCTCTTCGGCACGGACGGCCGGGTCGCCGCGCGCCAGCTCGATCCCGTCCCGCGCGAGCGCTTCGCCGAGTCCGAGACCTGGGCGCGCGCGAACGCGGCCGTCGTGCGCAGGCTGCGCGAGGATCCCGACGGCATCCGCAGCGACGCGTTCGTCCTCGATCAAGCCGAGGGCTGGATGTCGCGCCTCTTCAGCTTCGGCCGCAGCAAGCGCGCGCCCACCGCGGAGGAGACGCTCTCCGAGCTCGAACGATCGATGCGCGCCACGACGCCGAAGAAGACCGTCGACCCCGAGCGCGCGAAAAAACTCGCCGAGCTCCGCGCGCTCGTGGACGAGACCCTGGAAGAACGATGAGCGGACGCCTCTGGGACAAGGGCGGCGCCACCGACGCCGCCATGCTCCGTTACACCTCACGCGACGACTGGAAGCTCGATCAACGCCTGCTCGCCTACGACCTCGTGGCCACGCGCGCGCACGTGCGAGGGCTCGGCCGTATCGGCGTGCTCTCCGCGGACGAGCTCGACGCGATGGAGCGCGCGCTCGCGGAGCTCGTCCGCAGGAACGAGGCCGGCGAGCTCGTGCTCACCGAGGCCGACGAGGACGGCCACTCCGCGCTCGAGTCCGCGCTCGTCTCCATGCTCGGCGACACCGGCAAGAAGGTGCACACGGGCCGCAGCCGCAACGATCAGGTCCTCGTGGCCATGCGCCTCTACGAGCGGGACGCGATGGACGAGCTCGAAGCGCTCGTCGCCTCTGCGGCCTCCGCGCTCGTCGCGCTCGCGCGTCGTGAAGAGAAGACGCCGCTGCCGGGCTACACGCACCTGCAGCGCGCGGTGCCGAGCTCGGTCGGCCTCTGGGCCGGCTCCTTCGCGGAGGGCCTGCTCGACGCGGCGACCATCGTCCGCGCCGCGCGTGCGCTCACCGATCGCTCCCCGCTCGGCGCGGCGGCCGGGTATGGCGTGAACCTCCCGCTCGATCGTGAGGGCGTCGCGCGGGAGCTCGGCTTCGGTGGCGTCGCGTGGAACCCGCTCGCCTCGCAGACCTCGCGTGGCATCGTCGAGGCGACGTTGCTCGCCGCTGCGTGGCAGGTGATGGCGATCGTCCGCCGGCTCGCCTGGGACCTCTCCCTCTTCACGACGATCGAGTTCGGCTTCGTGCGCCTCCCCGACGCCTTCACCACGGGCTCGTCGATCATGCCGCAGAAGCGAAACCCCGACGTCGTCGAGCTCATGCGCGCCGCCTGCTCGATCGTGCAGGGCGCCCTCGTCGAGGTGCAGACCTTGGTCGCGCTCCCGTCCGGGTATCACCGCGATCTGCAGCTCACGAAGTCGCCCGTGCTCCGCGGCCTCGACGAGACGCTCGCCACGGTCCGCCTCCTGCCGCGCCTCGTCGAGGGGCTTCGCTTTGACCACCAACGAATGCTCGCCGCGATCACGCCCGAGTGCTTCGCCACCGACCGGGCCGTCGAGCTCGCCACCTCCGGCGTCCCCTTCCGCGAGGCGTATCGGCGCGTCGCCGACGAGATCGCAGAGCTCTCTCAGGGAGACGCGCAGGCCAGCCTCGCCTCGCGCGTCTCGCCGGGCGCGCCGGGTGATCTGCGCCTCGATCTGCTCGAGGCGCGCCTCAGCGCATCTCGGTGACGCTGCCGTCGCCGCCCACCAGCACCACGTCTGCCAGCCCGACGAAGAGCCCCGTGTCCACGACGCCCGGGATGCGCCTCACCTCGGCGTGCGTCCGCTCCGGGTCGTCGATCGGCTCGAAGCGCGTGTCGAGGATCCAGTTCATGTTGTCGGTGACGAAGGGAAAACCGTCCGCCTTCCTGCGCACGACGGGATCACCGCCGAGGTTGCGCAGGTTCTTCGACGCCGTGGCCGCGGCGAACGGCACGACCTCGATCGGGATCGCCGTCCTCGTCCCGAGCTTCTTCACGAGCTTCTCCGGCGTCACCAGGATCACGAGCCGATCGGCCTCGTGCGCGACCACGCGCTCGCGCAGGAGCGCGCCGCCGAGCCCCTTCGTGAGCGCGAGCTCCGGCGTCACCTCGTCCGCGCCGTCGAAGGCCACGTCGATCCTGTGGATCTGGTCGAGCTCGACGCACTCGATCTGAAGCCTCTTCGCGAGCTCCTCCGAGCGCTTCGAGGTCGCCACGCCCTGCACGCGGAGCCCTCGGCGCACCTTCTCGCCGAGCCTGTCGATGAACGCCTCCGCGGCGCGGCCCGTGCCGAGGCCGAGCGTCATGCCATCGGCCACGTGCGTGAGCGCCGCGAGAGCCACGCGATCGAGCGCGGCCGGATCCGGACCCTGAGACATCGTCATGCCCCGCCCTTGCTCGATCGCGGCCCGCGCGGCAACCGCGAACGAACGTTCCCCGCGGGCTTCTTCGCCGCAGCCTTGGCGCTCGGCTTCCCGATCCCGTCGAGCGGCGCCGGGCAGACGTCGCGCACCCTGCAGCCTTTGCATTCTCTCCCGGACCAGATCCGATCAAACGCCTCCTGCATCTCGTCGAGCAGCACGTCGTCGTCCGTCAGGATGCCCGCCTCGAAGTTGCGACGCCCCTCGCCCTTCGCGCCGAGCCCCGCGCCCGTCAGGTTCGCCGAGCCGAGGTAAAGCGCCGCGCCGTCGACCGCGATCATCTTCAGGTGCACGCGCGGACACTGGCGCATCGCGAGCCCGCCTCCGCGGAGCTCCTCGCAGCGCGCGAGCTCCTCGCGGAACGCGCGCGACGGCACGCCTGCGTGCAGCAGCCGCAGCTCCACCCCGCGCTGCGACAAACCCTGCAGCACCTCGAGCAGCGACACGTACCGGCCCTTCGCGCGCGCCCGCGATCCCACGGGCGCCTCCACGCGCAGCTCCTTCACGTTCGCCGTCGCGATCCACACGCTCACGCGCGCCCCTGCGAGCACGCGCTGCACGAGCACGTCGTAGTGCGCGCGATCCCGGAGCAGGCGGAGCTCGACGCGCCGACCGCCCAGGCTCAAGGCGACGTGGCCTCGATCGAGAGGTGCGCGGCGAGGATCGACCGCACGTCGTCCGGCATCGGGCACGACGCCATCACGTCGAGGTTCGTCGTGACGATCGTGTGCTCCACCGTCGCCACCAGCACGTCCCCCGCCTCGCGAACCATGCGATACCGCAGCGTCGCGCTCCGGTTGCCGAGGTGCGCCGTGCTCGTCTCGATCCGGAGCACGTCGCCGTAACGCGCCGGCGCGCTGAACGACATGTTCACCTTCACCGCGGGCAAACCCACGCGGCGCTGCATGATGAGGTGCGGGTATCCCCCTTCGAGCCCGGCGAAGAAGTGCTCCATCGCCTGGTGGGCGAAGCCGAGGTAATGCCCGAAGAAGACGATGCCCGCGGCGTCGACCTCCTCGAACTTGATCGGCCGCAGGAGGGGGATCATGGCCTCACGAAAGGTCCTCGGCGAGCTTCGAGATCGACGCGGGCCCGAGCTCGGCCCGCGCGTAGTACCGCGGGTGATCCACGCGCACCGCGACCTTCGCCGTCTTCCCGCGGATCGCCGCGCTCTGCTCGTCCGTCAGCTTCACCTTGAAGTAGTGCACGGCCGTCGTCCGATCGGCCATCACGCCCTTCGGATCACTCGTCGCCGGCGCGCGCGCGCCGTCGATCTCCACGCTCACCGAGCCTTCGAGGCCCTTCAGCTCGATCAACATGCGGTCACGCACCACCGCGTCCGGGATCTCCACGAAGAGCGTCAGGCTGAGCTCGTTCGGGCCTGGGACGAGCTCGTTGTACGTGTCCATCTCGTGCTTGATCCCGCTCTCGGTCGTGATGCGCTCCGTGCGCAGCATCTCCTGGATCTGCAGGAGCACCGAGTCGCGGTTCTCGAACACCGCCGAGATCTGCTCGCCGAGCTTCACCCGGCGCGGCCGCTTCTCCTCGATGACGCGCGCCCGGAACCTCGCCCGGATCTGCTCGTAGTCGCCGAGGGGCAGGATCTCGCTCCGATCGATCGGTCGCATGTCTCTCTTTTCCTCCAGGATCAGGCTCGTTCAGCCGACGTCGTGGGCGCGGCGCTCTCCGCGGGCAAGAGCCCGTAGGCTTGCGCGAGCGCCTCGATGGGGTGCAGGACGTGCTTGCCCGTCTCCTTCACCACGCGCAGCCCTGCCAGCGTGCAGTCGCTGACGACCATGTCCGGCTCCATCTCCGACACGCCCCGCACGAGCTTCTGCGCGTAGCGACGCCCGGTCTCGTAGTTCGCTGCCTTCATGCCCCACGTCCCGTCGACGGCCGAACACTGCTCGACCACCCGCACGTCCGTGTCGGGCACGACGCCGAGCACGCGCGCCCCCGGGAAGCCGATCTTCTGCGCGCGCAGGTGGCAGGCCGCGTGATAAGCGACCGTGCCGAGCTTGACCGGGAACTCGCGCACGAGCTTCTTCTCGCGCCCGAGCTTCACGAGGTACTCCATGAGGTCGATCGTCGCCGCCGCGACCTCCTTCGCCTCGGGCGTGGGCAGATACTCCGCCCACTCCTTCTTCATCGTGTAGCCACACGTCGGCCCTGGCACGACGATCGATCGGCCCGCGCGTACATGCGGCAAAAGCAGCTCCACGTTGTGGCGGATCTTCTCGGTCGCGGCCTTCACGTCGCCGCCGTCGAGGTTCGGCATCCCGCAACACGTCAGGCTCTCGCGCCCGTCTTCGCCCACGCCCGGGTACCGCACGCGCACGCCGTTGTGCTCGAGCACGGTCACCGCCGCGCGAACCACGTTCGGCACGTTGAACTCGCCGTAACAGGTCGCGAAGAGCACGACCTCGCCGTTTTTCCCGGCGCTCTCGGCCGGCTTGTGATGCGCGAGCCAGTCGCTGAACGTCTCTCGCGCCATCGGCGGCAGCGGGAACTCCGCCGAGATGCCCGTCACCTTCTCCTGCACCTTGCGCACGAGGCTCGACGCCAGCACGAAGTTCGAGATCGGCGCCATCACGCCCCCGCCCGTCGCGCCGATCGTCTGCGGCTCGCCGAGGATCTTGTCGACGAACGTGATGCCGTCGCGGGCGGCGCGGTTCGCTCGCTCGCGGGCCATGAGGCGCGGGAAGTCGAGCATCTCGGACGAGCCCTCGTCGGGCGTGTACGGGCACTTGATATAACAGAGCTTGCACTGCCAGCAGGCGTCGCTGACGGCCTTGATGTCCGCGTCGTCGATCGTCTCCGCGCCCTCGGCGCGGCCCGACTCGATCGCCTCGTCGACGCGGTTGAAGAGCTCCGGGAACGAGCCGCAGTAGTTCACGCACATGCGGCACTCGTGGCAGATCTGGAACGCGCGGCGCAGCTCGGCCTCGAGATCCCGCGCGTCGTAGTAGCGCGGATCGTGCGGGCTCGTCGCCGGCGGGGCCTTGGGTTTGCGGGGGATCACGCTCACGGTTTCGTCTCGTCTCCGGTTCGTCCGGGTCTTGAGTGCGCGTCGTGGAAACGCGCGAGGCGCGCGGGAAGACCGCATCGAGCGGCTCGCCCGCGCGCCACGCTGCGTGTGGCTGATCAGAAGTCGAGCGAGTCGAGGGCCTTCGCGAAGCGGCCCGCGTGCGACCGCTCGGCCTTCGCGAGCGTCTCGAACCACTCGGCGATGTCCTCGAAGCCCTCTTCGCGCGCCGTCTTGGCCATGCCCGGGTACATCGTCTCGTACTCGTGCGTCTCGCCGGCGACGGAGGCCTTGAGGTTCTTCTCCGTGTTGCCGATCGGCAGCCCCGTCGCGGGATCACCGACCATCTTCAGGTAGTCGAGGTGGCCGTGGGCGTGGCCCGTCTCGCCGTCCGCGGTGTCCTTGAAGAGGCCCGCGATCTCGGGGCGGCCCTCCACGTCCGCGACCTTGGCGAAGTAGAGATAGCGGCGGTTGGCCTGCGACTCGCCGGCAAACGCGTCCTTCAGGTTCTGATGGGTCTTGGTTCCTGCGAGCTTCGACATGGATGATCGTCTCCTTCGCGCTGGTTGCGATGGGGGAAGGAACTGCGTGCTGAAACTATCGTGGTTTGCCCGCGCGCGCGCGGGCAAACGCGAACGTGGGCTCGTCGGCCGCGCAGGCCTCGCAGAGCCCTCGGTAAATCTGCTCGACGGCGCGCACGGAGAACCCCGGCGCGGCCGCGTTCACGCTCGGCGCGAGATCCCGGGCTGGCTCGCCGTCCGCGCCCGTGGGCACGTCTCGCACGAGGCCGCAGCGATCGCAGACCGCGTGGTTGTGCGGCGTCATGTTCGCGTCGAAGCGCGCGGCGCCCGGCGCGAGGCTGAGCGAGACGCAGAGCCCCGCCGCGGCGAGCGCGTCGAGCGTGTTGTACACGGTCGCGAAGCTCATCGTGGGCATCGCGGGGCGGAGCCGTTCGAAGAGCTCCTGCGCCGTCGGGTGCGTCGGATCCCCGGCGAGCTCGCGCGCGATCGCCAGCCGTTGCGGCGTCAGCTTGAGGCCGGAGGCGCGGACACGCGTCAGCATCTCCGCGAAACGTGCTTCGACCTCGGGACACCCGTTTGGCACGCCCGCTAGTTACTTAGAATCTTTCTCAGGTGCAAGTCCTCCTGAGTTGAGGAAGATCCCTACGCTCGATCCGGGTCGCGCCCCTGGGGCGGCTCCCTCGTGTTCGTGGAGAACCTCACCGGTTTTTCTTTCCCCACGATCCACGGGCGTGCCGAACACGCGTCGACGGCCTTGCCAGACAAAAAAGCCACTGACATACTGTCGCCCCCTCGCGAACCGGGTCCACGTACACGTGTACCTGCGCGCCGCGGGGAAACTGGAAAACCAAGGACACAACGCCCCGCGCGGCCCGGGGGAACAGGGCCCGCTCGACGGAAACGAGAGGACGCGTTCAGAGATGCCTACCGACGCCATTCAGTGCAAACCGCTCGAGGTCGCCGTGGGCGACAAGGGAATCGAGCGCGCGATCAAGCACCTCAAGCGGAAGATGGCCGCGGAGGGCATCCTTCGTGAGCTCAAGAGGCGCCGGCACTACATGAAGCCCTCGGTCAAGCGCCGCAAGAAGGCCTCCGAGGCCGCCCGCCGCCGCCGCAAGCGGTCGAAGATGGACGTGATGCAATAGCCCGGCGGCGCGTCCGCGCGCCCCCGAGCCTGACCGCTCACCCACGATGACGACGCCGGCCGCTCTGCGGAGTCCGGCGTTTCGTCGTTTTGTCTGCCCTTGAAGCTGCTCGTCCTCACCACCTCCTATCCGCGGAGCGACGCCGATCCTTCGGGACACTTCGTGCGCGCCGAGGCTCGCGCGCTCGCGCGGCGAGGGCACGAGGTGCACGTCGTCGCGCCCGGCGGCTCGCTGTTCGACGTGGCCACGCGCGACCCGCTCGTCCCCTCGCTCCACGTGCATCACGCGGGCGGCGGCGCGCTCTTCGGGTGGCCGGGCGCTGCCGCTCGCGCGCGCCGTGATCCCACGCGCCTGCTCAACGCCCTGCCTTTCGCCGTCGCCGCGCGTGGAAAAACCTCCACGATCGGCCCGTTCGATCGCGCCATCGCGCACTGGATCGTCCCCTCGGCCGTGCCGCTCCTCCTCGGCTTCTCTGCGCCGCTCGAGGTCGTCGGCCATGGCGCCGACGTGCGCCTCCTCTGCGGGATGCCCGCTGCTCTGCGCTGCTTCGCCGTGCGTGTCCTCCTCGATCGTGGCGCCTCTTTCCGCTTCGCCGCGCGCGCCTCCCTCGACGCCCTCGCCTGCGCCTTGCCTGCGCCGCTCGCGTCGCGCCTCGAACGCGCCTCTCGCGTCGAGCCTGTTGTCCTCGATCTGCCCGATGTCTCCACGCGCGCGCGCGTGTTACGCGCCTCGCTCGCGCCGCGCTCGCGCGAGGACAAACTCGTCGTCGCTGCGGGCCGGCTCGTCGCGGGCAAGCGGGTCGACCTCGTGATCGAGGCGGCGGCGGCGGCGTCGATGTCGATCGTCGTCGTGGGCGACGGCCCTCTGCGTGGCGAGCTCGCGGCGCTCGCGCGTGCGCGTGGCGCTCGTGCGACGTTCGTCGGCCTCTTGCCGCGGGACGAGGCGCTCGCCTGGATCGCGGCGGCCGACGTGCTCGTGCATGCGTCGAAGGAGGAGGCTGCGCCGACGGTCGTGCGTGAGGCGCGCGCCCTGGGCGTGCCTGTCGTGGCTTGTGCGGCGGGGGACGTCGCTGCTTGGGCTCGGCGTGACCCTGGCATCGTCGTCGTTGCGCCTGACGTCCGGGCTCTTTCCGCGGCTCTTTTGGCTGCCGCGGCCGTGTGTTCGTAGTTTGCCCCCCATGACCTGGACAAGACTTACAAAACTGACGAACGTGGGTCTTGCAATCCTCGACAGTTCTACTAGGTTGCCGCCTCGCCTCGCGCGGTAAACACCACGCGGAGTGATTCGGGGCGTAGCGCAGCCTGGTTAGCGCACTTGACTGGGGGTCAAGGGGTCGGTGGTTCAAATCCACTCGCCCCGACAAGGTCCGGAGGATGAACGTCCTCCGGACCTTTTCGGTTTTTGTCCCTTGGCTCTGCCGCCTCGAGGGGTGCGGGGCGACGCCCCGCGCTCCCTTCACTTGAAGCTGATACGGAAGTTGGTGGGTCCGCAGTTCGGCGCGTTGTCCATCGAGAGCGTCGCCTCGTGCCGGCCGGGGTCGCCTGTGACGGTGAGGGTGCCGCTCGTGGTGCGCTCGGCTTTGCTGCCCACGTTGATCGGCAGGTCCATGGTGGCGCCGCCGCCGCGCCAGGTCAGGCGCAGGCCTGCGGTCTCCTGCCGGTCTTTGGGGCTCAGGTTCTCGCCCTTGAACTCGATGATCAGCCGCTCGGCGTTGACGATGTCCGAGCGGAAGGTCGCCTTGGCGCCGCAGCTCATGCGGAAGCGATGTGTTTCTCCGCGCTTGATGGGCAGCGCTGCGGAGGTCGGGGGCTGGAAGGGATCACCCTTCTTCGGCGGCGGGACCTTCACGACGATGCAGCCTGTGGACGCGGCGGCCACGAGGCCGAGCGCGACGAAACGCGTGGCTGCGGAGAGAATGGCGGGGACCTTCTTCGACATGATGACGAGCGCCTCCTGGCGAGCCCGCCGGCCCCCTCCGCTCCGTGCGGGTGTGATGATCCGGCCAGAGGAACGGTCGGCGGCTACCATTTCGCGTATAAACGACGTCGCACGGAAGATCCACACTTTCACGCTCTGCCGTGGCGTGCCTTCCGCTTCGTAGTATCGTCGCCGCCTCATGGCCGAATCCACCCTCGACCTTCGCGGCCTGCCCAAGGCGCGCGCCTACGATGAATTGGACCACGCGCTCGAGGCCGTCCTCGCGGGCCTCGCGGATCCCATCGCGGCCATGGCCACGATGAGCGCGCTCCTGCACCACGGCTTCGGCCACCTCTGGACTGGCTTCTACCGCAAAGTCGCGCCCGACCTCCTCCGCGTCGGGCCTTATCAGGGCACCCTCGGCTGCCTCGAAATCCCCTTCGGCAAGGGCGTCTGCGGTACGGCGGCCCGGGAGCGACGTACGGTCCTCGTCCCCGACGTCCACGCCTTCCCTGGGCACATCACCTGCGACGCGCGCTCTCGCTCCGAAATCGTCGTCCCTGTCCTCGATGCCTCCGGCGCGCTCCTCGCCGTGCTCGACATCGACGCCGACCGCCCGGCGGCCTTCGACGACGAGGATACGCGCCGGCTCGAGGCGATCGTCGGCTGGTTCGCTCGGGTGCCTTGACGGCACGTCTTCCCTCCTCCGAGCCGCTCGCTTACACTCGCGCGCATGCTCCGCCCCACCTTGCGAATGCCGTGCGGATATCCCGACGCGGCGCCGCATCTGCGCGACGAGGTCCGCCTCCTGCAGCGTGAGCTCAAGCGTTGGGCGTATTCCATGAGCCCCGACGGCCAGTTCGGCCCGCGCACCGATGCCGCCGTGCGCCATTTCCAGCGCAAGCGTGGCCTGAAGGACGACGGCATCGTTGGTCCGCGGACCTGGGACGCCGTCCTCGACCCCGACGCCCGGCCCATTGGGGCGGGCTTCCAGTACCAGCCGGCCGGCGCCTCCGATCCCACGCCCCCCTCCCCCGCGAAGCCGCCGACCGGGGGCACCACGCCTGATCCTGCCCCGTCGAACCCTGGCGCGGGCGGGGCCTCGTGGATGACCATCGCGCGCAAGGAAGAGGGCGTCCGCGAGACCTCGGGGCGGGCGGCCAATCCGCGCATCGTCGAGTACCACGCGACGACCACGCTGCGCGCCAAGTCGGACGAGGTCGCGTGGTGCGCCTCCTTCGTGAACTGGGTCCTCAAGAAGGCTGGTTACAAGGGCACGAACTCCGCCGCCGCCGCGAGCTGGGTCAAGTGGGGCGCCCCCACGACCGCGCGGCAGGGCGCGATCTGCGTCATCTACAACGCGAAAGCGGCGAACTCGTCCCTCTCCACCTCCGGCAATCACGTCGGCTTCCTCGTCCGCGAGACGAGCAGCCATTACGTGCTGCTCGGCGGGAACCAGTCGAACTCCGTGAAGGAGTCGAGCTTCGCCAAGACGAAATGGCGACTCAAAGCGTACCGGTGGCCGTCGTCCTAGTCACCGCTTCGTCGCTGGCCCGCCGAACGCTTCGTCGAGCGAGCGCGCCGGCGGACGGCAATCCCGCGGCCCGAGCTCGACCCGCGCGATTCCCTCCACCGTGAACCGGTGCTCGACCCCGCGCGCGTCCCAGACCATCACGCGCCGGATCGCCCCGAGATCCCCCCGCGCGACCAGCACC
This DNA window, taken from Polyangium spumosum, encodes the following:
- a CDS encoding glycosyltransferase family 4 protein → MKLLVLTTSYPRSDADPSGHFVRAEARALARRGHEVHVVAPGGSLFDVATRDPLVPSLHVHHAGGGALFGWPGAAARARRDPTRLLNALPFAVAARGKTSTIGPFDRAIAHWIVPSAVPLLLGFSAPLEVVGHGADVRLLCGMPAALRCFAVRVLLDRGASFRFAARASLDALACALPAPLASRLERASRVEPVVLDLPDVSTRARVLRASLAPRSREDKLVVAAGRLVAGKRVDLVIEAAAAASMSIVVVGDGPLRGELAALARARGARATFVGLLPRDEALAWIAAADVLVHASKEEAAPTVVREARALGVPVVACAAGDVAAWARRDPGIVVVAPDVRALSAALLAAAAVCS
- the argH gene encoding argininosuccinate lyase, with the protein product MSGRLWDKGGATDAAMLRYTSRDDWKLDQRLLAYDLVATRAHVRGLGRIGVLSADELDAMERALAELVRRNEAGELVLTEADEDGHSALESALVSMLGDTGKKVHTGRSRNDQVLVAMRLYERDAMDELEALVASAASALVALARREEKTPLPGYTHLQRAVPSSVGLWAGSFAEGLLDAATIVRAARALTDRSPLGAAAGYGVNLPLDREGVARELGFGGVAWNPLASQTSRGIVEATLLAAAWQVMAIVRRLAWDLSLFTTIEFGFVRLPDAFTTGSSIMPQKRNPDVVELMRAACSIVQGALVEVQTLVALPSGYHRDLQLTKSPVLRGLDETLATVRLLPRLVEGLRFDHQRMLAAITPECFATDRAVELATSGVPFREAYRRVADEIAELSQGDAQASLASRVSPGAPGDLRLDLLEARLSASR
- a CDS encoding DUF3501 family protein → MRPIDRSEILPLGDYEQIRARFRARVIEEKRPRRVKLGEQISAVFENRDSVLLQIQEMLRTERITTESGIKHEMDTYNELVPGPNELSLTLFVEIPDAVVRDRMLIELKGLEGSVSVEIDGARAPATSDPKGVMADRTTAVHYFKVKLTDEQSAAIRGKTAKVAVRVDHPRYYARAELGPASISKLAEDLS
- a CDS encoding acyl-CoA thioesterase; the protein is MIPLLRPIKFEEVDAAGIVFFGHYLGFAHQAMEHFFAGLEGGYPHLIMQRRVGLPAVKVNMSFSAPARYGDVLRIETSTAHLGNRSATLRYRMVREAGDVLVATVEHTIVTTNLDVMASCPMPDDVRSILAAHLSIEATSP
- a CDS encoding Fur family transcriptional regulator, which gives rise to MPNGCPEVEARFAEMLTRVRASGLKLTPQRLAIARELAGDPTHPTAQELFERLRPAMPTMSFATVYNTLDALAAAGLCVSLSLAPGAARFDANMTPHNHAVCDRCGLVRDVPTGADGEPARDLAPSVNAAAPGFSVRAVEQIYRGLCEACAADEPTFAFARARAGKPR
- the rpsU gene encoding 30S ribosomal protein S21; the protein is MPTDAIQCKPLEVAVGDKGIERAIKHLKRKMAAEGILRELKRRRHYMKPSVKRRKKASEAARRRRKRSKMDVMQ
- a CDS encoding heterodisulfide reductase-related iron-sulfur binding cluster; amino-acid sequence: MSVIPRKPKAPPATSPHDPRYYDARDLEAELRRAFQICHECRMCVNYCGSFPELFNRVDEAIESGRAEGAETIDDADIKAVSDACWQCKLCYIKCPYTPDEGSSEMLDFPRLMARERANRAARDGITFVDKILGEPQTIGATGGGVMAPISNFVLASSLVRKVQEKVTGISAEFPLPPMARETFSDWLAHHKPAESAGKNGEVVLFATCYGEFNVPNVVRAAVTVLEHNGVRVRYPGVGEDGRESLTCCGMPNLDGGDVKAATEKIRHNVELLLPHVRAGRSIVVPGPTCGYTMKKEWAEYLPTPEAKEVAAATIDLMEYLVKLGREKKLVREFPVKLGTVAYHAACHLRAQKIGFPGARVLGVVPDTDVRVVEQCSAVDGTWGMKAANYETGRRYAQKLVRGVSEMEPDMVVSDCTLAGLRVVKETGKHVLHPIEALAQAYGLLPAESAAPTTSAERA
- a CDS encoding TIGR02594 family protein, whose translation is MLRPTLRMPCGYPDAAPHLRDEVRLLQRELKRWAYSMSPDGQFGPRTDAAVRHFQRKRGLKDDGIVGPRTWDAVLDPDARPIGAGFQYQPAGASDPTPPSPAKPPTGGTTPDPAPSNPGAGGASWMTIARKEEGVRETSGRAANPRIVEYHATTTLRAKSDEVAWCASFVNWVLKKAGYKGTNSAAAASWVKWGAPTTARQGAICVIYNAKAANSSLSTSGNHVGFLVRETSSHYVLLGGNQSNSVKESSFAKTKWRLKAYRWPSS
- the rpiA gene encoding ribose-5-phosphate isomerase RpiA codes for the protein MTMSQGPDPAALDRVALAALTHVADGMTLGLGTGRAAEAFIDRLGEKVRRGLRVQGVATSKRSEELAKRLQIECVELDQIHRIDVAFDGADEVTPELALTKGLGGALLRERVVAHEADRLVILVTPEKLVKKLGTRTAIPIEVVPFAAATASKNLRNLGGDPVVRRKADGFPFVTDNMNWILDTRFEPIDDPERTHAEVRRIPGVVDTGLFVGLADVVLVGGDGSVTEMR
- a CDS encoding phospholipase D family protein — its product is MSLGGRRVELRLLRDRAHYDVLVQRVLAGARVSVWIATANVKELRVEAPVGSRARAKGRYVSLLEVLQGLSQRGVELRLLHAGVPSRAFREELARCEELRGGGLAMRQCPRVHLKMIAVDGAALYLGSANLTGAGLGAKGEGRRNFEAGILTDDDVLLDEMQEAFDRIWSGRECKGCRVRDVCPAPLDGIGKPSAKAAAKKPAGNVRSRLPRGPRSSKGGA
- a CDS encoding rubrerythrin family protein; protein product: MSKLAGTKTHQNLKDAFAGESQANRRYLYFAKVADVEGRPEIAGLFKDTADGETGHAHGHLDYLKMVGDPATGLPIGNTEKNLKASVAGETHEYETMYPGMAKTAREEGFEDIAEWFETLAKAERSHAGRFAKALDSLDF
- a CDS encoding GAF domain-containing protein — protein: MAESTLDLRGLPKARAYDELDHALEAVLAGLADPIAAMATMSALLHHGFGHLWTGFYRKVAPDLLRVGPYQGTLGCLEIPFGKGVCGTAARERRTVLVPDVHAFPGHITCDARSRSEIVVPVLDASGALLAVLDIDADRPAAFDDEDTRRLEAIVGWFARVP